A genomic segment from Oncorhynchus clarkii lewisi isolate Uvic-CL-2024 chromosome 12, UVic_Ocla_1.0, whole genome shotgun sequence encodes:
- the LOC139420791 gene encoding interferon regulatory factor 1-like, whose translation MPVSRMRMRPWLEEKIESNTISGLVWVDKDNKIFSIPWKHAARHGWDLNKDACLFKQWAMHTGKFIQGETKPDPKTWKANFRCAMNSLPDIEEVKDKSINRGSGAVRVYKMKNVHSKPNNKRSKANTVKKNNKGSQIKTEGMSYSETICPEDLNTNTHPQEDSMTQESIVDSTDNLDDFTFAPECSTSVEIGPDSTNNFYTSFQVSPDHPTDYEDSHQETLIEMTQLWEQGSVNDKGFLSNEVDTSESFDTAESYHSPESQWSDNSGAEIELRLYTELISGLPIIDDIHPYTDYWSLNNNTSSYPQQITCPL comes from the exons ATGCCTGTGTCTAGGATGAGAATGAGACCTTGGTTGGAGGAAAAGATTGAGTCCAACACCATCAGTGGATTGGTGTGGGTGGACAAG GACAATAAGATTTTCTCCATCCCATGGAAGCATGCTGCACGTCATGGATGGGACTTGAACAAGGACGCATGTCTGTTCAAGCAATGGGCCATGCACACAG GGAAATTCATACAAGGCGAGACTAAACCGGACCCTAAGACATGGAAGGCTAATTTCCGCTGTGCAATGAACTCCCTTCCTGACATAGAGGAAGTGAAAGACAAAAGCATCAACAGAGGGAGTGGAGCGGTGCGTGTCTACAAGATGAAGAACGTCCACTCCAAGCCAAATAACAAGAGGTCAAAAGCAAACACTGTAAAGAAAAATAACAAG GGGTCACAGATCAAGACAGAGGGAATGTCGTACAGCGAAACCATTTGCCCCGAGGACCTCAATACCAACACACACCCGCAGGAGGACAGTATGACACAGGAAAGCATAGTAGACAGCACAGACAACCTAGATGATTTCACATTTGCCCCAGAGTGTTCCACCAGTGTGGAAATAGGCCCAGACAGCACCAACAACTTCTACACATCTTTCCAAGTGTCACCAGACCACCCCACAG ACTATGAAGACAGTCACCAAGAAACCCTTATTGAG ATGACACAGCTTTGGGAGCAAGGCAGTGTAAACGACAAGGGGTTCCTGAGCAATGAAGTAGACACCTCAGAGTCCTTCGACACTGCAGAGTCTTACCACAGTCCAGAGAGCCAATGGAGTGATAACTCAG GGGCGGAAATAGAGCTGCGGCTGTACACAGAACTCATCTCAGGACTACCGATCATTGACGACATCCACCCTTACACCGACTACTGGTCACTGAACAACAACACATCCAGTTATCCCCAACAGATCACATGCCCACTCTGA